tataattctgtgaaaatgctgAACTGGGAAGTGTACCTTGAACTTCATGtaatttttcctcatctgttttCGTATAGCTCTTAGCATCTGCATGACTTCTTGTACATTTGAAGGTTCCACAATAACATGAACTATTTTTTCAAGACTAGCAATGctcacagttttatttttcttcatatccTTAGATGATCTCAAAGTCTGATTTTTATGCCTCTCTCTGTTCTTCTGTGTACTTACtttcacagaaacaaattttCCATTATCCACCTTGCAATGCACAGTTTTGCTCTTTTGATTCTGTGGACTATGGATCAAATTCCGTGTCTCAGGAGAAGTTTTTGGTCCTGACTTTTTTGTACATTCAGATCCTCTTTCTGCCTTAGATTTTTCTTCATCACTACTTATGATTTCTCCTTCTTCTATTTCATCTGAAGAGATACTCAGCTGGGACTCCATCTCTAAGCGTTCATCAGACATGCTAACTGgattttgattttctttgtttacCTCCTTTGACAAATTCTTTGAGGGACAGATGACAACTGTACTTTCAGGATTTAAatctataaaaagaaaagttttctaATTATCATAAAGAATGCAATTATAAAtagacattttcagaaaaacctgaaagaaacTTCTGTAAAGTGAGCcttcaaaactgttttaaacTACTAACGACAACATGGGAAGTCAGAGTTATAACAAGTTAGAGAGTTATAACAAGtttgcttcagcagctgctAGTTTAAGGGATTTTTCTGAGCTTCAAAGGGCAAAGAAGACCTCAACATTTCAACAAAACCATGATCTATCTCACAAATACATCCActgaaaccagaaaaataaagcagtttccATCACTATTGAACTTCTTTAACAAGTTTCCTGAACACTGCACAAACTATATTTTAACTTTAgcataggatcatagaatgcttAAGGCtggaaggtaccttaaagatcatcagcttccaacctccctgctataagcagggacacttcacactagaccaggctgcacaagcctcatccaacctagCCATGAAcggcatcaacaacctccctgggcaacctgttacagcaccttactaccctcatggtgaagaatttgttcctgatgtctaacctaaatctaccttctttcagtttaaaaccattaccccttgccctatcactatcttctctgatgaaaagcccctccccagctttcctgtagccccttcaggtaccagaaggctgctatgaggtcttcctgggccttctcttctccacgcagaacagccccaactctctcagcctgtcttcacagcagaggtgctccaggcctttgatcatcatTGTGGACTAACACTTAGGTAAAATAGGTGGCTTTTCTTTCAACAGTttcacaacaaaaccaaaatgtttgtATTCAACTATCTTTTTCAGGTAAAAGATAAAGAGGTTCTCCAAGTTTTTCAATAAACTGACTtagtaaacaaaaaaagagtaagagaCAACACACATGATAAACTACCTATTTCAGCTTTTGATGCATTTAAGATCACACCAGCACTGTAACTAAGTGCAACCACAAAgttttttcttagaaattttGGAGAAAGTCTGCATTTCATATTCCTGAATTACAGGAAAGGGGAACGAGATATGTGAAAAAAAGGGCTACACTCCTTCCAAATGTCTTACTGTTTCACAAAtagatttaatattttctattttgagaTACCATTAAGtgtatatttaataattatttaaaacccaaaccagatGCTATTTGttgagaaaaagaagcaatcaCAAAGCAGCATGTTACAGACAATGAAAAGGCAAGCACTTTTCCATTATACCAAAATCCCACTGAAGTACATATGTATTGATTAACGAGATCTGCAGTTAATTTTAGGCTTGCTGGGCACTCTAGTTAATAAAACACTCTTATGTTCAATCACACATAGATTAGACTGCTTAATGACCTCTAACAAACATTTAATCTCATAAAAGATCATATCTAAATTGACCTCCATAAACAATGAGCTTATGATTATTACTAGCATTTTAAAGCAACATATGAAAATGTTTACTTTATACAGATTCTACAGAAGCAAACTCATATTCCATCACTGCCTCCATTTCAGTTTTCCAACGATCAATACCTTCTCAAACTAATCACTTCAGGAAAGTGGTCAAATACAGCATTTATATATGTATCCCTGTCCTGCAGAACAGGAGAAAAGTGAGTACTTCATGGGAAGGTCCAGAGAAGCCATAGCCTCCTGCTAACTTAACAGATGCAGAACATTTGACATGCATTATCATTAGTCAGATCACAAAGACAATGAGGCATCTAACTTCAAAgctaaaaaaatcactgctttgCCATTTAGTAGCAAGTTCTGGACAGGATGGATTCCTCTAACTCAGGAAAACACTACAAAATTGGAAAAATACGTTTATATGATCTTCATCTACTCTGATTCCAGAGCTCTCCTGTCCTCCGAGATATTTCACAGAATATAAGCTACTGTAGGAATGAAATATAAACTGCTAAAGGAATTAACACTTCAGAGTAGCTATCTCAAGCACAAGGGACAGAATTCCAGAGTAAACCACACCAAGATTAGCAAAAAGATCTAAGGATTATGCTCCTGaatgtaagaaaaattatttaaatgtccCTCTACCATTCTCTTCTAGTAGACAACCTATAAACATCCAGGAGAACTTGTTATTAGTTTCAGCAGTACATTGCAGGAAGAGTTAAATTCACACAAGTTGCAACCTTTGGGTCAcctattttctcttcctgtgaGTGCTGTCACactattttatttccctgtcATCTCATTTAGGAGTTAGCTCTTACGTCACTAACGATTAATCCTAATGTTCTATTTGTTCCATGTTTTCCCCACTGACTGGCTCacaattataaaatatatattaaaattcaCACTGAAATTAATTCAGATGGAAAGCACAGCCTTCTCTCACCTACCATTCCTAGAAATTAAGTCTCAggtcctctccagctttctcacaaataaaaacttgaaataatATAATTCTAAGTAACTTTTGCCTCTACAGTTTCAGAGAAAAACCTAATGAGATCTACTCAGAACTAATTGCaattaagaaatgtatttttttagtaactCAGTGCATAACTCAACCACTCAGCTGTCAATAGTGACAAGCTCCCAGTTTTTACAGCAGTACAACTGGCTGCAGTCTTGGCTGCACAACAAACAAGAAGGACCACTGAGACTTGCACAGCTTAAGAGGAAACAGTTTGTATTTTTGAGAAAGCAGTTAAAAGATGTAATTTCTGCATCCCATGAATGGATCTTCTATGTCtttatgtataaaataaatttgaatatACATATGCAAATACCTTTATTATAACTCTTCACAAGACCTTTGCAGGGACCTTCCATCTTAAGTGCTTTAGCCAAAGGGCGCATTGGACTGTTCAGTGGGCTGATTGCCTTTGGAATATGCCTCAGGTGATTGAGATCAATGCTCAGTATTGAGCTGTCATCATCAACAGTAACTGGGTTAGTTTCTCTCTCCTTAGTTCTCGGACACATCTCACCACTAAGAGATGACGTCGTACTGATTTCAGTTAGGTCTGGCTCCAGATCACAAGCATTCTGGTCAACTAATGGTTCATACTTCTCAGTTAACATAGTTCTGTCAAGTGACTGAGATGTACTCATATTAATTTTGCAGTTACTTTTTTCCTCCACAGGATATGCAACATTTTCTGAAGCCAAGTGACCACTGTCCTTCACCACTTCCATTAAAgagtctggttttgtttcactAACATAATCTGCAACATCACAGGACTCCAGGGCACCAGAACTTTTGGCTTCTGAGTCATCTGAGACAAGGTTTTGAGAATCACACTGGTCTGCTGAGCTTCCTGTATCAGCAGCTGGCCACATTTTatcttcccctttctcctctgctgctgactctGAAACAGCTCCCTTACTTTCACTGACAGGTTCAGATTGCGCTTCTTCTGCTGCTGGTACATCCTGCATCACACCCACTGTCACCGGCAAGTTTTCACACTCTGGCACACTCCCTGTCACCTCCAGGAGCAAAGATTCTGGGTGACTTGGATCTGTCTCTGCCACTGCTGTTGCCGAGACTTCCGATTCAACCAGATCACcagtctctgctgcttctgacaATGTTTCAGACAATGTCTCAGCCTGCACCTCGTCAGGAACCAGtacttctgctgcttctggcaAGGCCTGGAGCTGTACCTGGCTCACTTCTGCCTCTGGTGAGGTTTCTGAGCTCAGTTCATCAGTCGTCACCACTGACAATACCTCAGGCTGTGctggatctgctgctgctgctactttcAAGGCTTCATTTTCACAACTGGCTGAAACGGGCAGCACTGGTTCCATGTTGCTTTGAGCTGCACTGTCCAGAACTTGCAGCATTGAACTAGTTTGCTCTGTGAGACCACAGTTAACAGGCTGGGCAGAATCTAACAGTTCTGCCTGCAGTGTGAGCTCTGTACTTCCCTCATCAGTGGCCTTCTGGGAAGGTGTTATAAGTCTATCTGTTGGACATTGTTTCTTACCAGGAGAAAGAGTTAAATTTAGCTTTTCCATAAAGCTAAGTTTTAAGTCTTTGCTTTTTGTCCCAACGTGATCATCTTTAGTTTTGGGAACTTTCAAGCTATCTGCTGCTCTGAActtctttttctcactttttgtAACATCCTTATCTCTCTTGGATTCTTTTGCAGATTGGTGAGAAATCTCTTTTGcaacttttctttcatttctaaaatgtttaTTGTCATCCTgattctctcttttccttttttcttctgttctgtgtCTTTCTGATTTGGAATGTGCTGTTTCCCACTCATACCTACTACTATTTTCCTTCAAGCGTGCATATTtatgctctctgctgctggaattAGAAGGTGAAGTCCTTCCTTCTCGAGAAGTATGATCATTTGTTCCCCTGTCCCTCTTGCAGTTgatgtcttttccttttctagacTCTTCCACACGACATTCACGTGATTCGTGAAGACTCTTAGAATGTTCATTCTTTGAGTGTGGACTACTCCTTCTACCAGACCTCCTTGGTTGCTCTTGTAGCTTTTCGTTTGGCTTATTTTTTTggcctgcatttttttcatctttatcaTGTGTTTTAtcatctttttttaatacattttggGACCTCTCATCAGCATACAATTCGTCCTTTGTCTGAAATCTGTCTTTACCAGCAGTTTGTTTCTCCCAGGAAGAAACAcccctttctgctcttctttctgCACTTGGACTGCATTTGTGTCTTATGCTCTGACTTTTTTCTTGCAGCTCCTTCTTACTAGCCTTCTCTGAAAGGGTTTTCAGCTTTTGCTGAGGATCTGAATTCCCCTCTTCACCATCACCATTGCTACAGGTTGTTACCTTGTTTCCAGTGCTCTGATGTACTTCTCTTTTGTACTTGTCGTTTCCCCTACTATACTGTTcattacttttaatttcttttctttcctttctgttgtccttgTGGGAACTGTGGTCATAGTTGGGTAGACACATTTGAGGACCACCATTGCAGAGCTCTTCAGGAGGGCATGTTGGTAAATTTggagtgtttcttttttcagagcTAGACTTCCCACTGTCTGTACTGCGAGAGGAGTGACTGTGGTAAGTATCTTTTGAACactcatttttcattctgtgctCCATCTTTATACTGTCACCTGAATCAGAAGGTCTGAAATTGGAATCTTTTGTCTTACACatctcagagcaccttccattAGTTGATCCTGGAAGGTAAGTTCTGGTGAAGCTACTTCGATGACTGGGAAATTCTGATAGCCTGtttataaaaagacaaaaaagttacattagttcttttgcaatttatttaaacataacTTTTTTGCAACCATATCCCTCTAAAATGGTTTCATACTTTCAGATTAAAGTTGAAAAAAACGTAGGATAAAAGCAGACATTTAACAATTTCCATTAGCACACAGTGAAATAATACCATTTGTATACatattttccaaaagaaattcatcaaaataaaaagcatctgtggaaaaataatgtattggGTCTAATTAGCCAATTTAGTAATTaaaattcatatttaaatgCCCAGAAATAGAGGCTTctcctagagaaaaaaaaatattagtgatttaaaaaaaaagaaatgcaatagTTTACTATTTGGTAAAATGGCAACCACAAGACTAGGTATTCTGTGCCTATGCTTATGCTACCCAATAAGCAAATAAGCTACCATTTTAGGAAGTTGCTGCAAGCTACAGAAAACAagtagtaaattaaaataatcaagcCCATCAAGGCCACATGCTACTGCTACAAGgtcataataataaaaagaacaaattaaaaagggCACATGTAGCCTGTGTGGCCCGAAGTCTTACTCATTACTGATGGAACTCAAAGTTACCTCACTGGACAAAAAACAGTGGGATTAAAGACAATGGCAACCTTCTTAAATATTCTCCACTATCTAAAATGAACCAATGTGTGTTATCcatgcaaaaagaaacaaaagtcaCACCAATAAATGATGGCAGCAAACCACCAGATGCATGGCTCCTTTTCAGAGTCAAGGATGAAGTGACTGCTAAACAGACATTTAGTTCTGGCCTAAATGCCACATTTGTTGTAAGGAATTGGTTCAAGTGCAAAATAATTCCGTATTTATTGCCCATACAAaatgggtttggttttgcttgatAAAATTGAACACGTACTATGGGCTGATCCAgtaaatttaaatacataacGATCAGCTTATGCAAATGGCTCTGCTCCAAAAATGTGACTCTGTGATGTGAACTGAATATTGAACTAAAACAATGCTGCAGCTGTTGTAATCAAAACCCCTTTTCTATATTTCTGTTTAACTTTGAAAGCTACTGACAGGTTTTCACCATGCCTTAGGCTGGCTACTAAATCTGCATACAAGTGTGATTAATGTAATTAtacaaatgctgtttttttgttttgggctttttttgtttctttttcttttttttaggtAAGCACTAACAATTCCCCTCAAAGGTAGTATCTTTGAAGTGGTCTTTAGAGATAAATAGAATGCTTAAGATGAGCCAATTCATTACAGACCATGCAGCAGACAGGACATGCTTTTAAGAAGACCTCGAGGTGCCACTTTCCCCATAATTTTCCATGATGGATGCCTCCAAAATACGTAGGACAAATACcttattcatattttttcatCATCATATGAAGGTACTGAAATGGAGTTCTGAACTCATGAGGGTGAGTATCCAAACCCAGACAATATTTAAATCCAGAATGATACAAAGGTGTGAAAATGAGAGCTATCATGTCAAAGACAATCAActgaaagaattaaaatctCTTGACCTCCATCAGAATATACCTGGTCTTTTTATgtatctaattaaaaataatttcataattaaTATGCATATAGCATGTCATAGGAACCTTCTTCTTTATGAAACTTCTTGGTgcaagaaaatataaaatggtcaaactgaaatacaaacaaaccaATGATGTGGCTGACGTCACACAAACGACAAGCAAGCGACCTCAAGATATTGCAAAAGTGACAAGCAAGTGACCCCTGCTCTGGTTTCCAGTGGTTCAGAGACCTTACACTCAGCTACTCTCCCATGCATAATTCAATATTTTAACTCCTTGGAGTAAATTAGTAGCACGCTAATTTAATCACTAAAAATTCTCTAACTGCTACCCTCCACCATTAGAAACAGGGCTTTTGTATCTTGCTATGAAAACATTATATagtcttttcatttcttttcatttgctgtCTGAAATTTCCTTAGAATTCACATCTGAGACCATAGAACAGAGTAGTTCTGAAGCTGAACTGTGTAAGGCTTTGAAATGTGCAGGGTGGTTAGATAACCCACCAGAAATGGGCgatttaacaaaacaaacaaaaggaattcAGGCAGTCACACTCTGGATTCTTCCCTCTTAATTAGAAACCAAACACCTCATCGTAAATACCCATTTCCTCTGACTGCACCAGTACTAAACCACACAATTATTTACTAAGTAATGATTTTCTTCATtagttttacttaaaatatacacaaaataaGCATGATCAgacaaaacactgttttcagttCCACTGTTTAGTGGTACCTTTGATGGAGATTACTGATCTCTTCATCCTTACGGTTAATTTCCACTCTTGCTGTTTTGATAAGTGCTGAAATATTCTTTTTGAGAGCTTGATTTTCATTCTGCAGAATGACATTCTATTTTGAATAGACAGAAAAAAGAGAGcatgtaatgaaaaaaagtgCAAGACAATCGTTAGAAAAAGTCTCATCATACGCAAACTGACAGTAGAACACGCAAACTGTTTTGgagaagtaaaaattaattcagaattatTGAGATCCAAAggaagttgggttttttttgttggtggtggtggggtttttttgttgtttttttttttttttttttttttttttaatattactcaCATTAATGCTTCTGTTTGTGTTCCTGGTAATTATTTAAGGTGTTTTGGGCATACAATTTATTAAAACTGAGATATACCATAAAACAAGTAACCACAAAgctaaaaaaatttaaaatggtAATGCAGccctttgcttcattttttgaCTTGATCTGTTGTCTTCCTGGTCCCTGTGTGTCAAATGAAAGCCTTTCCAGAGAAAGAGGGTAATGGTATTTATTTCAAGGTATTAAAACCAACTTTGGGTGCTCTGTCATTCTTACATTCCTAGCTATGATGTTCTAGAACCCTACCTGTCAGTCCTAGAGACAGCCCCTTTTCTTAGTAATTGTCCTCAGCAAAGCCTGAAAGGCAGAGAAGTTTTGCAGAAAACGATATAGAAGTGTCACAGGGCAGAAGCTGCTCACCACTGCAGTCTAGAACCTTTGGGATTTATGTGTAATACACAGCAGAGAAAGTTGCAGAATTGCCCAAGATAATCTAACTACACAGAATGGCACAGCATGGGgataattaatgtttttaagcaGCTAAAGTCTTACTGCACACGTTGTGAAATGAGAATTTACCTACTGATTTTGTCAGTAGGCTACTCCAGCAACTATCTTAGGCAGAACAAGCTCCCAGCATTTACTTTAGAGGAAGTAAGTAAAGAGGAGTTTTACAAACCATCTGCATGGATTAATTCTAGAAAGCACAGGAAGTTAAGTCTCTCTCAAAATACTGTTTGCTTTACATCAATCATGACAATCGTGTTGCCCTTTGAACTACAGTACCTGTGCTTGTATTTCCTTAAACTTCTTCATCAACTCTTTCATTTGCTGCTGACATTTTCCATACTCTGCCTGCAACTGTCAAAGAGAGAAGAATTCACAGAAGTGGActtaaatacacagaaaagttACTCCTCTAGATTTGCAGTTAGTTAACACCACAATTTGTATTACAAAgctctggttttttttcaacactAAAATATTAAAGCCATGTTAAATCAAAAAAGCTTCAATATGCTCCAACAGGCATACAAGTCTCTAAAACATCACGAACACTCAGGGAAGGGGAAATATATGTATGCTTGCCCAACAGTAATAGGCTAGAGTAACAGGAAGCCTTATTATCATGAAATTAAAGACACAATTATCAGGGAGCAGGAGTTCTCAGTGCCCTGCAGATGGGGACTTGTCAGATTTTATATAATACAAAACAGATaaggaaaaacacaacaaaaagttACTACTAACAAACCTGATCTGCAAAAATAGACTGCAAAGAACATGCTCCTGTTGAGATcgcaaaattaaataaaatacatttggcATGAGCCCTTCTTTAAAAGTAGATGGTGGCAAAGCTTTCACAGAACAATGGACAACTTCCCTATTGTCATACTTTACAGTCATAAGCTTGCAAACTTTTAAAGTGATATTTTCATCACTTACTACACTCCTGGAGGTTTTGCTCCTGCATCTTCTATAGTGAATTGTATCTCTGGATGTCTTTCCCTTTCACTCCAAATCTCAAGTTCACAGTTAAGATGTGTCTTATGGACCAGGACAGGTGATGCTACATGAGCAATTGTTCCACTAATTGCTAGAAGCAATTACCTACTACATGGTAGCCTTCTGTCTCAAGGACACATAAGATTAATCCATGACCTATCTGCTGTAGTCTGGTCAAATTTATTGGGAGAAATGTCAAAACTAGCTCTGTATCTGGTATCTGAACAGCTATTTAACTAGAAGGAAATTACGGTACACTTTCCCATAACACAGCTTATATATGAACTGAATGCAAAGGACAGTAAATGAGAACTGACCATGTCACAGGCTGATTCATTTATTCTGATAAACCTGTTGACCTAACAGTTTATTAGCACATTTTTTGCCttaacttcattttttgcattttacacAATAAAActtggaacaaaaaaaaccccaaaccatcagaattatttttttcacatcagtACACACCTCGTGGTAGGATGCTTCCTTTGCAGTCCCTTCTTCAATTAATATCTCATCAAACAAATTTAAGCTGTTCTCAGCTGGTGTAGAATTTGGAGCAGACTTTTCTGtagaaataatataaattacataaagaaaaacatttttctagcCAAGTTGCACTGTGTCACTGAGGGAAACATACGATCTTATCTGGAGAAATTCCTATCCTGAATTTCAACATTTATGCTTGTTTAATTGGAAATTCTTGATCCAATTTACATTGACATAAAAGGTAACAAAGGGTATTAAGATTTCAACTGAAAACATTGCACTAGAAAAATTAAGATACACAGGACACCTAACAACAAAGATTTTAGACAGTCATAAAATGCACATAAGTTGTTTTAAGTCAAAGGAGAGCTCACTCACATTAAATCTTCCTAATTTACAAAGCAAGAAGGGCTACACCTTAGCAGTGACCTGAGGTTCCACAATTCCAGAGTTATTTAGATAATGGTGCTTTCTCCTCAAAGTCAACCTGTGTGATTGTTCACCAAACAGACATTGCTGACAGGACCCGAGTTGTGACACCTCTGAAATACAGCTTTGTTTGCAGACAAAGAAGTGAAGTTAGCTATGAAAGCTGCACTTCAATCCTTTGGACTGTACCATAATACAAAGGGTATAATTAACACAATGCAAGAGGACACGCAAATAACAGCTCATCTGCATATAGCAACAATCTCACCAAACCTCTTTTtaagtttaaacaaaaaaaacccacaagatcACTCAGAACTagactgaagaaaatatttgctctgcATTAAGTTATTCCTACTTGCATGTTTTATGTTTACTAAACCATGCACCTCAGTATGTGAAATCCAGACTCAGAGAATACTTCTAGATGCTGTAACacataaaaaatagaaagagaTGCAGAGATGTTCTATGTCTGTAGGGTATAGTACAGTCCTTCTATAAGGATTCAATGGTCTTACAGTGGTAAGGTCAATActgaaacttttttaaaatactaaaaccaGTATTTAATGAAATGGACACACTAAAGACTCCTAAAAACAAGATATGCTGGGTCTGTATTGTTTTTACCTTCAAAGAAgttaaaagaggaaattaatctATGTTAGCTTGTGAAATTATTGAAAAAGTAACAAAAGGTTAATAGGATCAACTGAAAGTACTGTTATCACACAGAAACTGTGTTTTGAGGCTCTCACTGGGGATTCAGTGATCAGTGACTGTTGGTTCGGAAACTattaaaaaacaccaaccaaacccaaaccaaaggTGCCTTTTCCAAGGTAAAATGTCCTATATCAAGGCATAGATAGGAGAGCAGAATTTTCTCTGCACTCCTTTATATGTCCAAGCCTCTTAAAATAGCCAGTATCACATTATAACGACCTTATAATCATTCAGCTAATTGTATAAATACAGAAGAGAATTATTAAATCTGCTTAAGTGCCTTGAATTTAAACAAGTAGCTCACTAAAGTATATGTTACAGCAGCTACACGTAAACTTCAAACTAATTGTTGCTTTAGTCGAAACCAACCTAAGAAGACTCTATAATGCTCTAGGCCAAGCAGCAGGATACAATCAACCTACCAGGAACTGTCAAATCATTGTCCAAGCCATCGTAAATATCCACTGAGCTCTCATCACCTTCCTTGAAGGGAGAAGCTCCATctaaagccaaaagaaaaaaaaaaacaacaaacaacaaagcagcCAAAGTAAAAATATGGT
The Apus apus isolate bApuApu2 chromosome 3, bApuApu2.pri.cur, whole genome shotgun sequence genome window above contains:
- the CASP8AP2 gene encoding CASP8-associated protein 2, translating into MATNEDGLGLFDVCYGDGASPFKEGDESSVDIYDGLDNDLTVPEKSAPNSTPAENSLNLFDEILIEEGTAKEASYHELQAEYGKCQQQMKELMKKFKEIQAQNVILQNENQALKKNISALIKTARVEINRKDEEISNLHQRLSEFPSHRSSFTRTYLPGSTNGRCSEMCKTKDSNFRPSDSGDSIKMEHRMKNECSKDTYHSHSSRSTDSGKSSSEKRNTPNLPTCPPEELCNGGPQMCLPNYDHSSHKDNRKERKEIKSNEQYSRGNDKYKREVHQSTGNKVTTCSNGDGEEGNSDPQQKLKTLSEKASKKELQEKSQSIRHKCSPSAERRAERGVSSWEKQTAGKDRFQTKDELYADERSQNVLKKDDKTHDKDEKNAGQKNKPNEKLQEQPRRSGRRSSPHSKNEHSKSLHESRECRVEESRKGKDINCKRDRGTNDHTSREGRTSPSNSSSREHKYARLKENSSRYEWETAHSKSERHRTEEKRKRENQDDNKHFRNERKVAKEISHQSAKESKRDKDVTKSEKKKFRAADSLKVPKTKDDHVGTKSKDLKLSFMEKLNLTLSPGKKQCPTDRLITPSQKATDEGSTELTLQAELLDSAQPVNCGLTEQTSSMLQVLDSAAQSNMEPVLPVSASCENEALKVAAAADPAQPEVLSVVTTDELSSETSPEAEVSQVQLQALPEAAEVLVPDEVQAETLSETLSEAAETGDLVESEVSATAVAETDPSHPESLLLEVTGSVPECENLPVTVGVMQDVPAAEEAQSEPVSESKGAVSESAAEEKGEDKMWPAADTGSSADQCDSQNLVSDDSEAKSSGALESCDVADYVSETKPDSLMEVVKDSGHLASENVAYPVEEKSNCKINMSTSQSLDRTMLTEKYEPLVDQNACDLEPDLTEISTTSSLSGEMCPRTKERETNPVTVDDDSSILSIDLNHLRHIPKAISPLNSPMRPLAKALKMEGPCKGLVKSYNKDLNPESTVVICPSKNLSKEVNKENQNPVSMSDERLEMESQLSISSDEIEEGEIISSDEEKSKAERGSECTKKSGPKTSPETRNLIHSPQNQKSKTVHCKVDNGKFVSVKVSTQKNRERHKNQTLRSSKDMKKNKTVSIASLEKIVHVIVEPSNVQEVMQMLRAIRKQMRKNYMKFKVHFPVQHFHRIIESGIKNFTSLIKYLNFSKMSTLDETLKLSVCDIIESKLKQVKKNAIVDRLFEQQVSDMKKQLWKFVDEQLDYLFEKIRRMIIKLCDVGITGNDREEGKFKRAGKQKHKMSHKNDLQRSRKKSLKATSQKPEEYILSKQVVDYQQHKGHHGKNKTDAPKPALTKCLNSIDNTRNSQTKVHLSKKNNLQGTLTPLKGVKYEKEAFQLSREANKSDFSFELLTEQQASSLTFNLVSDAQMGEIFKSLLQGSDLLEKNGGNIDRNEWEFRTPEKQVLDSHKCRSHAAELMQEIAAKEACVEPRAVEDMNWPLVSPVRAPSLASRIQMSVDPDVLDESCMFDVPTNAASGKEDEGNLQKTKSSVSSILLEDLAVSLTIPSPLKSDAHLSFLKPENNSSSAPEGVLSAHYSEDALLEEEDATEQDIHLALESDNSSSKSSCSSSWTSRPVAPGFQCRPSLPMQAVIMEKSNDHFIVKIRRAVPSTSPASDQVASGKETRASSTKMEKAEMRKNESGEKERGSQRVTAATVQETVKPDGVKTNQLPRVITGQDQNPALPQPLNESDNSIGKEETTGLLGPCRKSSNIESHDTESPGEGSEQSQIHRLKVSENINEMDVRSQASFPAGCSIESYIDLTDDVVSETSCCVVESTAGNRTQDISTGNSEMSDRKEELEECAAVTEELSNGVVAGGCTLEIKSTSNTDVGCHISIDDKTSKKRKKEALRENSNSKRQRKDAEDEQSDASDAKSEEVNSSPKQCSSKKNELQQNKDSSPLASTASSPSLYAKNIIKKKGEVVVSWTRNDDREILLECQRKGPSSKTFVSLATRLNKSPNRVLERFKQLMKLFKKSKCK